The genomic DNA aacagattaatagatttttgttgggcaaatGTATCAagcgatttgggtaaagacagGTAAATGGAATTGGGGTACTGATCAGCCATGGTAAAATAAACTGGAGCTGCTGAATGGCTTCCTCTTGTTCCGATGTTAATAAGTTCCACATCAGTCTTGTGTGTCTAACTGTAATGCACTTGTtaaattaatggcacagttcgaccACCATCCCTGTAacagtacatagaaacatagaaaataggagcaggagtaggccattcggcccttcaagcctgctccgtcattcattatgatcatggctgatcatccaactcagtaacctgttcccgctttcgccccaaaccctttgatccctttcgccccaagagctatatctaactccttcttgaaaacatacaatgttttggcctcaactgctttctgtggtagagaattccacaggctcaccactctgtgggtgaagaaatgtctcctcatctcagtcctgaaaggtttaccccgtatccttagattatgacccctggttctggactcccccaccatcgggaacatccttcctgcatctaccctgtcaagtcctgttagaattttataggtttctatgagatcccccctcacttttatGAACTtcggcaaatataatcctaaccgactcaatctctcctcatacgtcagtcccgccatcccaggaatcagtctggtaaacctggtCTGGTACAAGTGGGAAGGAGGCAGAGTTGAACTCGTCAGTTGGACTGTTATCTCACATTAGCTTTTCGGAGAGGACAAAATGGAGTTCCAGCCATACATgttacctgtactaatgctttgtctttcagcataccattaacatattgtttgcctttgttccatgaccttctggtcggctattctgtgaccttgtcctatcaataccttctcttttgttatttcttgccccacccctgctttacttgcttaatattttttacatttcttatatctgccagatctgatgatgggtcactgacctgaaacgttaactctgcttctctctccacagatgctgccagacctgctgagtatttccagcatttcttgtttttatttcagatttccagcatccacagtattttgcttttattttagtgtttaattcactgccacttctcttccaggaatacctaccttgaagaagttctgctcttctctccgacaggattttcgtttgtctcttttaccttgttcaccttcattgctttctatttccctcctggtgtttgataaagtatctaccaaaactcgttttcacagccacatctccttcctcagtgactgtctccggctctgacttattccacgtggattccaactgcagtttcactcatcatgttttgaatccacccaggattacaggtatctccgagaaatacaacgttcctcgggctgctgttctcgccgcatcctgagatccacactcagtgcttcgcaccaccacatgcacacactgaacctctctccagcagcactgcctcaccttatctcaaagctgttctactccgcagtttcgtctcatccgacgcattaacaaaaaccttttttcttcctttcaagttttaaggaatgcaagctccagcagctgatggggactaatgcccctccagatccttcttccccttcacttccctctgaccccaccccttctgatctgaccccttgctgtgtattcattaTACCCtcggaccttcccctctctgacactgaatgttctgtactcagcaaaggactcagttttatcccgttATTCTGCCACCTCAATGAATTCcatgctcggcatgacattgaacTCTTCTTCAGTCAcctccgcctctgggctcacttctttgaccaggagtcctccccaccgaccagcggacccattcacccgcctccagcattccccctctacctggacccctccctctggcctcttacccgctcttgatcttttcattgaaaactgtggacgagacattggtcatctcaatttctctgcccccctcactcactctaacctgtccccctcggaacttgctgcactccgtactctcaggtctaaccccgacattgtcatcaaacctgcagataagggtggtgctgttgttgtatggcgtaccgacctctaccttgcagaggctcagcgccaactctcagacacttcttcccacctccccctggaccacgaccccaacaccgaacatcaagctactgtccacagaattgtcactaacctcatctcctctggagatcttccctctacagcttccaacctcatagtcccacaaacccgtacagcccgcttctatctccttcccaaaatccacaaacaggactgtcccggcagacccattgcatcagcctgttcctgctccattgaacttatttcttcctatcttgactctatctttactcctctggtccagtctcttcccacctacatccatgactcttctgacaccctacatcgttttgacaatttccagtatcCCAGCCCCaaccgcttcctcttcactatggacgtccaatctctctacacctccatcccccaccaggatggtttaagggctctccgcttcttccttgaacagaggtccaactagtctccatccaccaccaccctcctctgcctggctgaacttgttctcacattgaacaacttctccttcaactccactcacttccttcaagtaaaaggtgtcgctatgggtacccgcatggatcctagttatgcctgtctttttgcgggatatgtcgaacattccttgttcctatcctactcaggcccccttccccaactctttttcctgtacattgatgactatatcggtgctgtttcctgctcccgccccgaactggaaaacgttatcaactttgcttctaatttctacccttctctcacctttacatggtcccatttccaacacttccctccccttccttgacttctctgtctccatctctggtgatagtctgtctactaatattcattataagtccaccaactcccacagctacctcgactacacttcttcacgccctacctcctgtaaggactccattccattctcccagtttctccatctctgacgcatctgctctgatgatgctaccttccatgacagcgcttctgatatgtcttcctttttcctcaaccgaggatttcccccactgtggttgacagggccctcaaccatgtccagcccatttcctgcacctctaccctcaccccttcccctccctcccagaaccacaacagggttccccttgtcctcactttccaccccatcagtctccatatccaaaggatcatcccccaccatttccgccacctccagctgatgcctctaccaaaggcatcttccccttccttcccgtgtcagcattccgaagggatcattccctccgtgacaacctgttccacttctccattactcccaccacctcgtccccttcccacggtaccttcccctgcaaacgcaggaggtgtaatacctgcccatttacctcctctctcctcattatccaaggctccaaacactcctttcaggtgaagcagcgatttacttgtacttctttcaatgtcgtatactgtattcgctgctcacaatgtggtctcctctacattggggagaccaaatgcagactgggtgactgctttgcagaacacctccgctcagtccgaatgcataaccccgagcttccggttgcttgccatttcaacaacccccccactgctctcatgctcacatctctgtcctgggattgctgcagtgctccagtgaacatcaatgcaagctcgaggaacagcatctcatttaccgattaggcacactacagcctgccggactgaacattgagttcaatcatttcagagcatgatgggcccccattttacttttatttgtagttattttttcttttttctctttcttattttttgtgtttattttcttttagtttgttcagtttgtttctactgtgcctacccactgtttttttttcatgtttgtgcttgtggctgttcagttttcagtccattaacaccctatctgtactaatgctttgtctttcagcgcaccTTTAaattattgtttgcctttgctccatgaccttctggtcagctattctgtgaccttgtcctattaacactgactcttttgtcatctcttgccccaccccctgctttacttgcttaaaatttcttatattacatttcttatatctgccagttctgaagaagggtcactgatctgaaacgttagctctgtttctctctccacagatgctgcagataaaatattCCAGTTTCAAGAAAATGTAATCAAATTTCAAAAAACTTGCTATTTCTCAAAGGGAACAATAAGAAGTTCCAAATGCATAGAATGAACTGCAGGCAACTTGTGTTGAGTGGTGGGGTGGAAGGGGCAGTGGGGATTGGTTGGTGGCAGCATCAGTGACCCCTATTGCAAAGTGCACATTAGTGAACATCAGGTGAGGACAGGCTGAGGTTAGGCTATGTGCCCTCCCTGCGGTTGAATATCCCACACTCTCTATCAAAGCTCAAACTTGAAGAATGGCGAGCTGAATAGATATTTAAGGACTGCGCGTTTCAGATTAATTATCTACATCTTTATAATGGCAATATGCTCAGTTTCACCAACATCATTTATTCCCTTACAATGTATATTAATTACATACCGTGCTAAAACAAACAGCACAAGAAGTGAATTTTGATGGCTTGGAATTGTTAAAATACTGATTTTTGCATGTGAAAGAATGTACCTGCGAGTCATTGTATGTGctttgtgtgcgagtgtgtgtgtctgcctgtgtgtgtctctttctgtgtgcGCCTCTTTCTGTGTGCGCGTGTTTTTCAGTACATCTGTCAGCTGCCTCTGTCCGTCTTTCTCTCCATGTGgctgtgtgtatctgtctgcctgtgtgtgtatctgtctgcctgtgtgtgtgtctgtgtgtgccatctgcctgtgtgcgtgtgtcattctctctgtgtatgtgtggtgtgtgtctgtctgccatgtgtgtgtatctgtctttcTCTGTGACTGGCTGTGTGTCTGTCTGCCTCTATGCGTGTCTTTTTGTCTTCctcttgtgttgtgtgtgtgagtctgtctttcTCTGTGTCGGTGGTGTGTTATCTGCCTCTGTGTCTTTTCCTCTGTGTGTGTGACAAAGATTGTTGTTGGTCTCTCTCTTTAAAGCTCTGGTATTTTGATCAAGTTGAATACCATCTGTTAACACAATGAAGCCAGTTTATACGGATTCTACAGGAATTAATATTTGAAAGATTAGTGAAAGGCTTTGGATTTTCTTTCATCTAACAAATGAACATCTGCCACTTGAATACCCCTTCACTTAAATACTTGTATTTCACTGTCACTTTTCTTTTTAACCCCAGTTCCAATAGATGTTTTTTAAAAAAGTCTTAAGGCGTCAAGAGACTGTTTGGATCACATTTGGTTAAGTGTTTATTTCTGAAAGATTACAACTGCGGCAGAAGGTGTCCCCGCTAAATCCATTTGCCATGAGTAGCACTGGGTAGAGCGGACAGCTACAAGTTTTTCCCTTCTCACAAAGGGCTCGATCCCGATCATTCCCATGGGGAATTACACTGCTCCGGGTACAAACTCAGATCATCTGAATTCCTACTGAACTGAAGAGGTTTGTTTCGAATAATTTCATGTGGGTGATTTTGCATGCTTTAACATAAATAAAATTAATAGTCAAATGATGAAGGGCttggatagaataaataaggagaaattgtttccagtggcaggagggtcagtaaccagaggactcagattggaaataattggcaaaagaactgagcAAAAGAGGTGAAGAGACAATTTTTAAAGTAGTGAGTTGTtatgctctgcctgaaagggcactggaagcagcttcaatagtaacttttaagatggtactggatatatacttgaagggcAAAAATGTGCAGGACAATGCATTGAGCATAGTGTAAatgcatggggaaagagcagggcagtgggatagggctttcaaagagctggcacagacacaatgggctgaatgatctccttctgtactgtatgttTAAGGTTAACAGAAGCAATGTTGTCTCAAATATATTTTGTAGCAATTGATTATATTCCTTAATtggcatttttaaaaaaagttacaatACTAACATTACAGAGACATAGTTTGGTCAGATTCAACCCGAAACGTGAACTGGAGAACCACTTTCTCTCGGACGGCAGGTTCTGGTAATGGAAGATGGCTGGGAATGGAGGAGGCATGGGCTAGAGGATTCCCGAACGatacactgggtgggggggggggcgcgaggTGGGGGTGTTCTGCACTCTGGGATCAACCTGCCTTTCTCCACCCCATTCCCAGGTCTCAGCAACCCTCTCCATCCGCCTTGTCAGATTTTCCAGGCTTCCCTCCCATCGTGCTGTCCGGTGCAACTATTTACACCATCTCTGGAACTGCCTTTTGTTTCTATACTTGTCCCATTTTCACCCTTTTGGCCTTGTATTTCATCCCTCTCATCATTTAACTGCTTCTgctctccacccgatcacagactccTAAACCTCTAACTTCATCCAGTTCCAATGgacggtcatcgacctgaaatgttatttCTGCCACAACAGTTGCTgtctacttccagcattttctgtttttattttactaaAATGAATGTGTTTtacatttaaaattattaatctaaAATCCAAGGAGCATCTAAAAAGTTTGCAGAACACTCATTTACATATGACTTTCACAGAAGCAAATTATGAAGCATTGAAATTACTGTGAACTTGTCTTTCCCAGGGGAAGCAGCCAGTCATTGGTGATCTAACCTCCCTGTGACAGAGTGCCCTGATCCTATTACACTCAGAGTCGGACTGCCCTCTTGTTACCTCAGCCATGGCGATTCTAAGTGTGACATTCACCAAGAGCAAAAGGAACAAACTGGCCCAAGTGTTGTGGATCTTAAACTGGGTGTCAGTCGTGACAGGACTGATTTTGATCGGCTTGGGAGCTTTTCTGAAGATGGAGATCAGGAAACACAGCGAGGTGATGGCCAGCCAAGAGACGGAGTCTGTCCCGAACATGCTGATAACTGTGGGAGCCATTGCCTGcggcatcaacatccttgggggcaAGATCTGCCAGGATTGCTCGGATACCAACAAGTTCTCCCGATGGAGGCTGGTCATGCTTCCTTATATCATCTGCACCTTTTTCTTCACCTTCTGTATCCTGGTGGGGGCCTTGATGTGCTACACCATGAGGAACACACTGGAGGAATCTCTTTATCTGGGCCTCAAGCAAGCCATGAGTTTTTACAAGGACACCGATACCCCAGGCAGGTGCTTCCTGAAGAAGATCATGGATGAGCTGCATTTCGAGCTCCACTGCTGTGGGAACAATGGATTCAGGGACTGGTTTGAGATCCAGTGGATCAGCACACGCTACTTGGACTTGAACTCAAGAGAGGTTCAGGAGTAAGTAGAAAGGCACATGGGGGACAAACATTTGGAGATTCAAACTATACATCTAAGTTCAGAAAAAAACCTGAGATTCTCATTCTCCATCGTCTCTCGACCTCTCTCGCTTTCCCAGTATTTATTTTTCTGCATTTTATTATTCGTATTGAGCCTCTGAGTTTCCTTTCCTTCCTCCTGCACATTCTTTGTTGCAGCTTAGTTGGGTTAAAATCAAGGCTCCTATTTCCTACACTGACGCATTCCCAAGATGGTGGAACAGCTGGGCTAATGACATCTTCCCTTTGTCTTCATTCTACAGGTGGCAGGATAGGCTAACAAAGCAGTTAAAAAAGCATGTGGAATCTTGACCGTTATATGTGGCGGCATAAAAGTAAAAACCAGGAAGTtattgctaaacatttataaaactctGGATGGTGTCCAATTCCTGGcattgcacttcaggaaggatgtgaaggctttggacagGGCACTGAAGAGATTTAatggaatggttccaggaatgagggatgacagttacatGGACAgaatggagaagttggggttgttccccttacagaagagaaggctatgaggagatttgatagaagtgtttaaaatcatgaagggtttagatagggtAAATAAATTTCCAAGTGGCTGAGGGGACAACAACTAGAAggcacagattaaaggtgaatGACTAAAGAACCAgtcgcgacatgaggaaaaactttgttgcgcaatgttgttgtgatctggaatgcactgtctgatagggtggtggaagcagatttaacagtagccttcaaaagggaattggagaaagagcaggagagtggaactGGGATCGCTCTTGAAAAGAGCCAGtgcggactcaatgggccgaatagccactTTCTATTCTgtcctgttctatgattctatggattcTAAACTCAAGCCTGGCCTCTTATACCCATTATTTATTGACAACTCCTCCCTCAAAGCACCATTCCCATCTGCTGCCCTCTTCTCTTCCTCCCATAGCAGCACTCCTGCCCAATTCCTAACTGGTATAATTAATTCTGGTCACTTTTAGAAATTCCTGAGCTCCCGAAGATTTCCaccttttttattttttcatgggatgtgggcgtcgctggcatgtcaagcatttgttgcctattcctaattgtccttgacaactgagtggcttgttagatcatttcagagggcagttaagagtgaaccacattgctgtgggcttggagtcacatgtcggccagaccaggtaaggacagcagatttccttccctaaaggacattagtgaaccagatgggttaccGAATGTTGCATCTGGAATTAGTTTCAGCAGCAACAGGACTCAGAGAGGAGCAGTATGGGGGAAAGAGTAGGTGGGCGGGTCCAAAGAGGAGGACCTGGCCTGCTGAAATATAGTCTCTCTGACTGAGCCTCCCAAACACTGACTGTACACGTGAAATATGGATAGTTGTTATGCTGACTTAACAGAACCACTGGTAAATCAATGAAGTGAGAAAATGATACTGTTATATATGGATTTGTATTTTCATGAatattcactggagcagagaaagttGAGGGAAAATCTAACAGAAGCGTTCAGCATTTTGAAAGGCTTTGAGTGAGCAAATAATAGATGATTTCCATTAATTGATGAATCATTAACAGAATCGAAAGGCATAAATTTAAGGTTAATACGAGAAGCTATGTCAGAGTTATTTAGgggatagaaggaggccattcagtacaTCAAGtaaatgccagctctccacggagttatccagtcagtcccactctctcgcTCAATCCCCACAGCctggcaagtttatttccttcaagtgcccatcaaatttccttttgaaatcattgattgtctcttccaccacctcatgggcagcaagttccaggtcattaccagtcgctgcgttaaaaaaagttctttctcacattcccctgcatttcttgcccaaaatcttcaatatgtgtcccctcatccttgcaccattagttaatgggaacagttttaccaagtctaacttatctaagcctgtcataatcttgtacacctctattaaatctcctcccaatctcctttgctccagggagaacaaccccagcttttacaaccGAGCATTATAtctaaaatcccttatccctggaaccattctggtaaatctcctctgcaccctctcaaggaccctcacatccttcctaaagtgtggtgaccagaactggacgaaccagagctttataaaggttcagcataacttccctgcttttgtactctttgcctctatttatgaaactcaAGATCCCATAAGCCttgctaaccactctttcaatatgtcctgccaccttcaaaggtcgatgcacatgaaccctcaggttcctctgttcctgcacactctttaggactgtgctattaagtatatattgcctcatcccatcccttctgccaaaatgcatcacttcacacttgtctgtattaaattccatctgccacttgtctgcccattcagctagactgttgcaggcagttcatatcatcttcactgtttgctacgcctccaagtttggtatcatcagcaaatgttgagattctgctctgtattccaagatccaagtcatttatatataggaaAAAAAggcagtggccccagcactgacccttgggaacaccattgtctaccatccgccAGTCTGATAAGTAACCATTTacaacaactcactgttttctgtccttaagctatttttctatccaattggacactgaccctccatgagtctcaattttgttaaccagtcttttatatgGTATTTCATCAAATGCTcacttaaaatccatatacacaacatccattgcattcccttcattaactttctctgttacttcatcaaaaaattcaattagaatagttaagcatgatctgccttttgcaaatctgtgctggttctccttaataaattcaaacctctccaagtacctgttgattttttccctgattattgtttctaaaatcttacccaacattgatgttaaactaactggcctgaagttgctaggactgtccttacacccgttCCTGAACAAGGGTGtcaaatttgccactctccaatcctctggcacctctcctgtatctagggaatattggaagattatggtgaaCCCTTCCGCTAtcttcactcccacttcctttagcaacctgggatggaagccatccggaccaggtgactaatCTACCTTatgtatagccagcctttccagtatctcaTCCCACTTAATTTTTACCCTGTCCATTGCATCTACTTTCTCCacctccactgatattttgtcagattcctcttccttagtaaacaccgatacaaagtactcatcaagTATTCTTGCCTTgccctctttgtcccgaataggctcACTCCACCTCTTGCTACCTGCTTGATATTTACATGCTGGCAGAAaacctttgggttcccttttatgttaactgccatcctattctcatattctctattTGTCAGTtttactttcctcttcacctcccatctcaacttattgtatttggcctggttctcacttgaataattcaccagacatgcatcatacacccttttttttgtttcatggcAATCTTTATCTCCCTTGCGTAGGTCATAGGGGAACTCAAGAAGAAAATTTCTAATGCAGCCCAGTCATTAATATATGAAATATATTATCACAAGTAACTATTGAAACAAAGTCCACGACATCATTTATGAGGCAATAAGATGAACACTTGATATTGACAAAATATTGAAGCATATAGAACAATAACACTAATTTGGCCGGGAAAGAGTGACTAGAAAATAGCAGCAATGAGATCAGagggcaaagggatatagacagcagcaaaatcagaaagatgcCGAAAATTGCAGGGAACAGAGAACAGATTAAGGAAAATAGCGCAAGTGAGGAAGGAGGTATTAAATTGTATGTATGACAATGTCAGGAGTGTAattaataaggttggtgagctgtggACACAGGTTGCTGTAGGGGTGTATGACAGAAATTGGCTCAAACAAGACCAGGAATTGGATTTAATATTGCTGGTTACGAAGTATTCAGGAAtgatggagaaagaaaaagaggggtgtgacagtattgattaaggatgatGTTACAGTTCTAAATAGAAAGGATCCTAGATGGTTCTAGGATTGAACCTATTTGGCTTGGGTTGAGGAACAGAGGGGGAGTTGTTACATAGCTGGGAGGTT from Heterodontus francisci isolate sHetFra1 chromosome 9, sHetFra1.hap1, whole genome shotgun sequence includes the following:
- the LOC137373523 gene encoding photoreceptor outer segment membrane glycoprotein 2-like — protein: MAILSVTFTKSKRNKLAQVLWILNWVSVVTGLILIGLGAFLKMEIRKHSEVMASQETESVPNMLITVGAIACGINILGGKICQDCSDTNKFSRWRLVMLPYIICTFFFTFCILVGALMCYTMRNTLEESLYLGLKQAMSFYKDTDTPGRCFLKKIMDELHFELHCCGNNGFRDWFEIQWISTRYLDLNSREVQDRLKSNVDGKYLLDGIPFSCCNFNSPRPCIQRQLTNNSAHYNYDYLTEELNHWTTGCRQALLDYYTQIMQSIGLSVLIIWFFEVSVLTGVRYLQTAMENVLIQGNPECESEGWLLQNNFVEKAKTNFNIIKSLQKVDQISTISGTYDPNMDIKTAEYGPDNVPPKALPTAS